One genomic segment of Thermovibrio guaymasensis includes these proteins:
- the kdsB gene encoding 3-deoxy-manno-octulosonate cytidylyltransferase, with amino-acid sequence MEDAVVVIPARLGSTRLPNKPLIPVAGVPLIVRTVRAVKAFASNVIVATDSHKVKELVNREGVEAVITPSDLPSGTDRVYEAVKGLPYPFIVNVQGDEPFVEEGHVLPLYRALKEGCLFSTVATPFRDLKEVENPNRVKVVLDKEFNAIYFSRSPIPFIREGDSKPEHYLKHIGIYGFRKEALEMFVNWPVGRLESLEKLEQLRILENGYKIRVSVVEREPLGIDTPEDLERAEKILKRG; translated from the coding sequence ATGGAAGACGCAGTAGTTGTTATACCTGCAAGGCTGGGCTCTACGAGGCTTCCCAACAAACCCTTAATCCCGGTTGCAGGCGTTCCGCTAATAGTAAGGACTGTTAGGGCAGTAAAGGCCTTTGCCTCTAACGTCATAGTAGCAACAGACAGCCACAAGGTTAAGGAACTAGTTAATAGGGAGGGAGTTGAGGCAGTAATAACCCCTTCAGACCTCCCAAGCGGAACTGACAGGGTATATGAAGCTGTTAAAGGCCTCCCTTACCCATTCATAGTAAACGTTCAAGGGGACGAACCTTTCGTAGAGGAAGGACACGTCCTTCCCCTCTACAGGGCCTTAAAAGAGGGCTGTCTATTTTCAACAGTTGCAACTCCCTTTAGGGATTTAAAAGAGGTGGAGAACCCTAACAGGGTAAAAGTGGTTCTAGATAAGGAGTTTAACGCCATCTACTTCTCAAGGAGCCCGATTCCCTTCATCAGGGAAGGGGATAGTAAGCCCGAACACTACTTAAAACACATCGGAATTTACGGCTTTAGGAAAGAAGCCCTTGAAATGTTCGTTAATTGGCCAGTTGGAAGACTTGAGAGTCTTGAGAAGCTTGAGCAGTTAAGGATCCTTGAAAATGGTTATAAAATTCGGGTCTCAGTTGTTGAAAGGGAACCTTTAGGAATAGATACGCCAGAGGACCTTGAAAGGGCAGAAAAAATCTTAAAGAGAGGTTAA
- the purS gene encoding phosphoribosylformylglycinamidine synthase subunit PurS, whose amino-acid sequence MASFLVKVLITYRKGILDPQGVAVEKAAHQLGFTSVKNVRVGKYVTMEIEAESREEVEREIKEMAKKFLVNPVIEEYTYEIEELEE is encoded by the coding sequence ATGGCCAGCTTTTTAGTGAAGGTACTCATCACTTATAGGAAAGGGATCCTTGACCCTCAAGGGGTCGCCGTTGAGAAAGCCGCTCACCAGCTAGGCTTTACAAGCGTTAAAAACGTAAGGGTGGGAAAGTACGTAACCATGGAAATTGAAGCTGAAAGTAGGGAAGAGGTTGAAAGGGAAATAAAGGAAATGGCTAAGAAGTTCCTAGTCAACCCTGTAATTGAAGAGTACACGTACGAAATTGAAGAGCTGGAGGAGTAA
- a CDS encoding CTP synthase — protein sequence MASKLIFVTGGVLSSIGKGITASSIGTLLESRGLKVTIQKLDPYLNVDAGTMNPYQHGEVYVTEDGAETDLDLGHYERFTSAVMKRINNVTSGQIYQEIIQKERKGEFLGGTVQVIPHVTNLIKEKIKQLMSTDVDVVIVEVGGTVGDIEGLPFLEAIRQLGAEVGKSNAIYIHVTYVPYVKSAGELKTKPTQHSVKELRAIGIQPDIIVCRSERSIPQQVKRKIALFANLKEHEVVTAKDLSTIYEVPLVLQKEKIDQLIIEKLQLPVSQEADLSEWKKVVDKIKKPQEGSVKIAIVGKYVELPDAYKSIVESFVHAGAANNVKVDIKWVNAEELDQVEPEEFLSDVYGILVPGGFGERGVEGKIRAVKFARENRIPFFGICLGMQCAVIEFARNVAGLEGAHSSEFSKTTPYPVIDLMEEQKGVKEKGGTMRLGAYPCVLKEDTFSYKAYGVKEISERHRHRYEFNNAFRETLEKAGLVIAGTSPDGKLVEVVEIKNHPWFVAVQYHPEFKSRPRKPHPLFVNFVKAAKELRDRFEG from the coding sequence ATGGCCTCAAAACTTATCTTCGTTACCGGTGGAGTTCTATCCTCAATAGGAAAGGGAATAACGGCATCCTCAATCGGAACCCTTTTGGAGAGTAGGGGATTAAAAGTAACTATTCAGAAGCTAGACCCTTACCTTAACGTTGACGCTGGAACGATGAACCCCTACCAACACGGTGAAGTTTACGTTACCGAAGATGGAGCCGAAACCGACCTTGACCTTGGTCACTACGAGCGCTTTACAAGCGCAGTTATGAAAAGGATTAACAACGTAACCAGTGGCCAGATTTATCAGGAGATAATTCAAAAAGAGAGGAAAGGAGAGTTCCTCGGAGGAACCGTTCAAGTAATTCCCCACGTTACAAACTTAATTAAAGAAAAGATAAAACAGCTCATGTCAACTGACGTTGACGTTGTAATAGTTGAAGTAGGTGGAACCGTTGGAGACATTGAAGGGCTTCCGTTCCTTGAAGCTATAAGGCAACTTGGAGCAGAAGTAGGAAAGAGCAACGCAATCTACATACACGTTACTTACGTCCCTTACGTTAAGAGTGCAGGAGAGCTTAAGACAAAACCTACACAGCACTCGGTAAAAGAGCTTAGAGCAATCGGTATTCAACCGGATATTATCGTCTGCCGCTCTGAAAGGAGCATCCCTCAGCAGGTTAAGAGGAAAATAGCTCTCTTTGCAAACCTTAAAGAGCATGAAGTGGTTACCGCAAAGGACCTTTCAACTATTTACGAAGTTCCCCTAGTCCTCCAAAAGGAGAAAATTGACCAGCTCATAATAGAGAAGCTTCAGCTTCCCGTAAGTCAGGAGGCCGACCTTTCGGAGTGGAAAAAGGTAGTTGATAAGATAAAGAAACCTCAGGAAGGAAGTGTAAAGATAGCTATTGTAGGAAAGTACGTTGAACTCCCGGACGCTTACAAGAGTATAGTTGAGTCCTTCGTCCACGCAGGGGCAGCAAACAACGTAAAAGTGGATATAAAGTGGGTTAACGCTGAAGAGCTTGACCAGGTAGAACCTGAAGAGTTCCTTTCTGACGTTTATGGAATTTTAGTTCCAGGAGGTTTTGGAGAGAGGGGAGTTGAGGGGAAAATTAGGGCAGTAAAGTTTGCTAGGGAAAACAGAATTCCATTCTTCGGAATATGTCTCGGAATGCAGTGTGCCGTTATAGAGTTTGCAAGGAACGTGGCAGGTCTTGAAGGAGCCCACAGCTCAGAGTTCAGCAAAACAACCCCCTACCCTGTAATTGACCTGATGGAAGAACAAAAGGGAGTTAAAGAGAAAGGGGGAACTATGAGGTTGGGGGCTTACCCCTGCGTTCTTAAGGAAGACACCTTCAGCTATAAAGCTTACGGCGTAAAGGAAATTTCCGAAAGGCACAGACACCGTTACGAGTTTAACAATGCCTTCAGGGAAACTCTAGAGAAAGCAGGACTCGTTATAGCTGGAACTTCTCCAGACGGTAAACTTGTAGAAGTTGTAGAGATTAAAAACCACCCCTGGTTCGTTGCGGTTCAGTACCACCCTGAGTTTAAATCAAGGCCCAGGAAACCTCACCCACTCTTTGTAAACTTTGTAAAAGCGGCAAAGGAACTGAGAGATAGGTTTGAAGGTTAA
- the lspA gene encoding signal peptidase II — MRKTFLITALISFLIDRLTKVWAVKELSLSSKPIIPGFFQLRYAENKGAAFSIFSSSPEPLRMFFLLVLPTLIALFVLYYGLFKVKDRLTSVALGLILGGALGNIYDRLFYGKVVDFLDFFFRNYHYPTFNFADVFVFFGVSLLLLKGFRES, encoded by the coding sequence GTGAGGAAAACGTTTTTAATAACTGCTTTAATCTCATTTTTGATTGATAGGTTGACTAAAGTTTGGGCTGTAAAGGAGCTCTCCCTCTCCTCTAAGCCGATTATTCCAGGTTTCTTTCAGCTCAGGTACGCAGAGAACAAGGGAGCCGCATTTAGTATTTTCTCATCTTCCCCAGAGCCACTTAGGATGTTCTTCCTCTTGGTACTGCCAACCTTAATTGCCCTCTTTGTCCTCTACTACGGGCTGTTTAAGGTGAAGGATAGGCTAACTTCTGTAGCCCTTGGCCTTATTTTGGGGGGAGCTCTTGGGAACATCTACGATAGGCTCTTTTACGGTAAAGTCGTTGATTTCCTGGATTTCTTCTTTAGAAACTATCACTATCCTACTTTTAACTTTGCCGATGTTTTCGTCTTCTTTGGAGTTTCTTTACTGCTTCTTAAGGGTTTTAGGGAAAGTTGA
- the murB gene encoding UDP-N-acetylmuramate dehydrogenase gives MKVKVLTAKELTTLGIGRPTRVYFPENLSELSLLVREGFKPIGGGSNSVVSGETSLISLKGFQRVELKEKEITLGAGVPLRKVLKLQMKRGFLLFEFLAGIPRATVGGLIAQNAGAFNREVKELLKEVTFVTYSGEVKKLTEFKGFSYRESPFPKSGVVVEAKFKIEKEEKEKVKEKIREFVLRRLSKQPPFFLRTAGSTFKNPPEESAGRLLDKCGLRGFSLGDLKFSEKHANFLINEGKGTLKDFQEIVEIGKERVRELFGIELNLEVKIL, from the coding sequence TTGAAGGTTAAAGTACTAACAGCAAAAGAGCTTACAACACTTGGAATAGGAAGGCCTACAAGAGTTTACTTTCCTGAAAATTTATCGGAGCTCTCCCTCTTAGTGAGGGAGGGCTTTAAGCCGATAGGCGGCGGCTCAAACAGTGTAGTAAGCGGAGAAACTTCCCTCATTTCCCTTAAAGGATTCCAAAGAGTAGAACTAAAGGAAAAGGAAATAACCTTAGGTGCAGGAGTTCCTTTAAGGAAAGTCCTTAAACTTCAGATGAAAAGGGGTTTTTTACTATTTGAGTTTCTAGCCGGGATACCAAGAGCAACAGTTGGAGGACTAATAGCTCAAAACGCAGGAGCGTTCAACAGGGAAGTAAAAGAACTCTTAAAAGAAGTAACTTTTGTAACTTACAGTGGAGAAGTCAAGAAGTTAACGGAGTTTAAAGGTTTTTCCTACAGGGAATCTCCCTTTCCTAAGAGTGGAGTTGTAGTTGAAGCCAAGTTCAAAATAGAGAAAGAGGAAAAGGAAAAAGTTAAAGAGAAAATTAGGGAATTCGTTTTAAGGAGGCTTTCAAAGCAGCCTCCCTTCTTCTTGAGAACGGCCGGCTCAACCTTTAAAAACCCACCTGAGGAGAGTGCCGGAAGACTCCTTGATAAGTGCGGTCTAAGAGGTTTTTCCCTTGGAGATTTAAAGTTCTCTGAAAAACACGCAAACTTCCTAATTAACGAAGGTAAAGGAACCTTAAAGGACTTTCAGGAAATAGTAGAGATCGGGAAAGAAAGAGTAAGAGAGCTCTTTGGAATAGAGCTTAACCTTGAAGTAAAGATTCTCTAA
- a CDS encoding CPBP family intramembrane glutamic endopeptidase — translation MAFKKCSNCSFVKSYFLVILVAAFTLRFLPQYSIFVNTLLLIGIPVLIYRKDAYELGFRNFLSGLKWGLLVSVIVLGVYFILCSSFSKVNFGFSVNALLFYLSVAIGEEVFFRGFFYSLFDNEEILKGFLTKNNLVSSTLFGVAHSLIYYDPSMFKVFFPSLVMGWLYERSGSIVAPVIFHWLSDLIYQFVRCV, via the coding sequence TTGGCCTTTAAAAAGTGTAGTAATTGTTCTTTTGTTAAGAGTTACTTTCTCGTTATTCTAGTTGCGGCTTTTACTTTAAGGTTCCTTCCTCAGTACTCCATATTCGTTAACACACTCCTTCTCATTGGAATTCCGGTCCTCATTTACAGGAAGGATGCTTACGAGTTGGGGTTTAGGAACTTCCTTTCTGGGTTAAAGTGGGGACTTTTAGTTTCAGTTATTGTTCTTGGAGTCTACTTTATCCTATGTTCAAGCTTTAGTAAAGTTAACTTCGGATTTTCAGTAAACGCTCTTTTGTTCTACCTTTCTGTGGCTATCGGGGAAGAGGTCTTCTTTAGGGGGTTCTTCTACTCCTTGTTTGATAATGAAGAGATACTTAAGGGATTTTTAACTAAGAATAACTTAGTTTCAAGTACTCTTTTTGGGGTCGCTCACTCTCTGATTTACTACGATCCTTCAATGTTTAAGGTCTTCTTTCCATCCCTAGTTATGGGCTGGCTCTACGAAAGGAGCGGTTCTATAGTTGCTCCGGTAATCTTTCACTGGCTTTCAGACTTAATTTACCAGTTTGTGAGGTGCGTGTGA
- a CDS encoding TonB family protein has translation MRGETLLSYIFSLLIHFFIISLLISWTSSLCLKKEKREFSIPVELSWEVPSQPKLEKLNQKGSSLKERKVQPKRKKEVQRTQNFKVKPKRKLKKVSKVKRKLTRKLTKREVNKLSSKKSAFSKIKEKNPIKRKVESFRGKAPEPKRDLLCSRPANEPEGNALGSSKKKKEVQNLEAKSFSKEGNLGKRSSFNPQDYRKLVISTLNKNKFYPPLARRLGIEGRVELRITFNRKGEPVKVEVLNSPHFVLKKAAVKLVKKSSFPPLPEDYPEDTLTLKVGIVYKLVD, from the coding sequence ATGAGAGGAGAAACCCTCCTCTCATACATTTTCTCCCTCCTTATTCACTTTTTCATCATCTCTCTTTTAATCTCTTGGACCTCCAGCCTTTGTCTAAAAAAGGAGAAGAGGGAGTTCTCAATTCCTGTGGAGCTCAGCTGGGAAGTTCCCTCCCAACCGAAGTTAGAGAAATTGAATCAGAAAGGGAGCTCCCTAAAGGAGAGAAAGGTTCAACCTAAGAGAAAAAAAGAAGTACAAAGAACGCAAAACTTTAAAGTGAAACCTAAAAGGAAGTTAAAGAAGGTAAGTAAAGTGAAGAGGAAATTAACTAGAAAGTTAACTAAAAGGGAAGTTAATAAGTTAAGCTCTAAAAAGAGTGCTTTCTCAAAGATTAAGGAGAAAAATCCTATAAAAAGAAAAGTAGAGAGTTTTAGGGGGAAAGCACCTGAACCTAAGAGAGACCTCCTTTGCTCTAGACCAGCTAATGAGCCTGAAGGAAATGCTTTGGGTAGTTCTAAAAAAAAGAAAGAAGTTCAAAACCTTGAGGCTAAAAGTTTCTCAAAGGAGGGGAATTTAGGTAAAAGAAGTTCTTTTAACCCTCAGGACTATAGAAAGCTTGTAATCTCCACTCTAAATAAGAACAAGTTTTACCCTCCCCTTGCAAGGAGACTGGGGATTGAAGGCAGGGTTGAGCTCAGGATTACCTTTAACAGGAAGGGAGAGCCTGTAAAGGTTGAAGTTCTCAACTCTCCCCACTTTGTTTTGAAAAAGGCAGCAGTTAAGCTGGTTAAGAAGAGCTCCTTCCCTCCCCTTCCAGAGGATTACCCAGAGGATACCTTAACCCTTAAGGTGGGTATAGTTTATAAACTTGTTGATTAG
- a CDS encoding TonB-dependent receptor, translating to MGRIFLVLATLLLTSQAVAEDVIVEATSSLEPVSSATLVERKGVKEILDSFSGVNLISLSSAPTPRDVVFLRGFTPERFYVYYGEVPLNGSGIRGNFYFDLSSLPHFIRKVRVIYGPSVVYGSNPGGNVILEPEGFPINKEFSFSASAGSYNTYKSSLKLSLPAGLTGVRLSFQGLSSKGYLRNDSSKTESLELGLFRFIGDSSVLKFTTFLSRVRDGFPVLNTPKVEASNYDDNYPKVEVTYFSLACAPYCKMKLIDRDGDNYLIRQVERYSLDLLTQTDKGELDFTLYFNRAKKWEDYYGFFKTPKGVKLISMKLEGTDDFTYGFRTLYSQKPFKLGAEFNSSGYGSIEKNGKELTNSNLHALRRGALFAEVERELLGLKLRGGFRVERWLGRGTSGDTELLPAISLFKEVGENTFYFGVGRVYRPPKAEELKWYSAGRTLLKRFGYNYKLKDEEGWDLEAGVRNKNLSVRFFDYRIKNYIVSNFLAAQKVLHRSFPYRVIENLSWVKNRGVEVSYQKSLGSYSYLVSYTYQNFSHSSSSFTPSETPSPKVLVPKSKLVLSLRRGNFLLNKDWAEVEMKAYSKRSGVSEKVPGFTVFSFSYGLKPFKRLDLSIKIDNVFDRKYYFVEGYRMPGRNFSVNLTYAFGER from the coding sequence ATGGGGAGGATTTTCCTTGTGCTTGCTACTCTCCTTCTAACTTCTCAAGCGGTGGCTGAAGACGTTATTGTTGAAGCTACTTCTTCTCTGGAGCCAGTTTCCTCTGCAACTTTGGTTGAGAGGAAAGGTGTAAAGGAAATTTTGGACTCTTTTTCTGGTGTAAACCTTATTTCCCTTTCCTCTGCTCCTACGCCTAGAGATGTTGTTTTCCTAAGGGGCTTTACTCCTGAAAGGTTTTACGTTTACTATGGAGAGGTTCCCCTAAATGGTTCAGGGATAAGGGGGAATTTCTACTTTGACCTGTCATCCCTTCCCCATTTTATCAGGAAGGTTAGGGTTATATATGGTCCATCGGTAGTTTACGGTTCAAATCCGGGAGGGAACGTAATTCTTGAGCCTGAAGGTTTTCCAATCAATAAGGAGTTTTCCTTTTCTGCTTCTGCCGGTTCTTACAATACCTATAAGAGCTCCCTTAAGCTCTCTCTCCCTGCAGGCTTGACCGGCGTTAGGCTATCATTTCAGGGTCTTTCCTCAAAGGGCTACCTTAGAAATGACTCTTCAAAGACGGAGAGCCTTGAGCTAGGGCTTTTTAGGTTTATTGGGGATAGTTCTGTTTTAAAGTTTACTACTTTCCTTTCCAGGGTTAGGGACGGTTTCCCCGTCCTTAACACTCCAAAAGTGGAAGCTTCAAATTACGATGATAACTATCCAAAAGTAGAAGTAACTTACTTTAGTCTTGCCTGTGCTCCCTACTGTAAGATGAAGTTGATCGATAGGGATGGCGATAACTACTTAATTAGACAGGTTGAAAGGTATTCACTAGACCTTTTAACTCAGACGGATAAAGGTGAACTTGACTTTACCCTTTACTTTAACAGGGCAAAGAAGTGGGAGGACTACTACGGCTTTTTTAAGACTCCTAAAGGGGTAAAACTTATCTCTATGAAACTTGAAGGTACCGATGACTTTACTTACGGTTTTAGGACCCTTTACTCTCAAAAGCCTTTTAAGTTAGGTGCAGAGTTTAACAGTTCTGGTTACGGGAGCATTGAAAAAAACGGTAAGGAGCTGACTAATTCAAACCTTCACGCCCTCAGGAGAGGTGCCCTCTTCGCTGAAGTGGAAAGGGAGCTCCTTGGTTTAAAGCTAAGGGGAGGCTTCCGGGTTGAGAGGTGGCTTGGCAGGGGGACTTCTGGAGATACTGAGCTCCTGCCGGCCATTTCTCTCTTTAAGGAAGTCGGAGAGAATACCTTTTACTTTGGAGTTGGAAGGGTTTATAGACCTCCTAAGGCTGAAGAACTAAAGTGGTATTCAGCGGGGAGGACCCTTCTTAAGAGGTTTGGGTATAACTATAAACTAAAGGATGAAGAAGGTTGGGATTTAGAGGCTGGGGTCAGGAATAAGAACCTCTCCGTTAGGTTCTTTGACTACCGCATTAAAAACTACATAGTCAGTAACTTTTTAGCAGCTCAGAAAGTCCTTCACCGTTCGTTTCCGTATAGGGTTATTGAAAACCTCAGCTGGGTTAAGAATAGAGGAGTAGAAGTTTCCTATCAAAAGAGTTTAGGTTCTTACTCTTACTTAGTTTCTTACACTTACCAAAACTTTTCTCACTCTTCATCTAGCTTTACACCTTCAGAAACTCCATCGCCTAAGGTTCTCGTTCCAAAGAGTAAACTTGTCCTTTCATTAAGGAGAGGGAACTTCCTTTTGAACAAGGACTGGGCAGAAGTTGAGATGAAGGCTTACTCTAAAAGGAGTGGTGTAAGTGAAAAAGTTCCAGGATTTACAGTTTTCTCCTTTTCTTACGGATTGAAACCCTTTAAAAGACTTGACCTTTCAATTAAAATAGACAACGTCTTTGATAGGAAGTACTACTTTGTTGAAGGTTATAGAATGCCCGGAAGGAACTTTTCAGTTAATCTAACTTATGCTTTTGGGGAAAGATGA
- the dnaG gene encoding DNA primase: MGSSRVSHSFVEELLSQVDIVDVISHYVPLKQVGRNFTTLCPFHHERTPSFVVSPEKQIFKCFGCGVGGNAITFVEKYEGVSFYEAVKRVAEICGVELSQEDFKDREEGLEVEEFGYRVAKLFNSYLEKVSDYLESRGIDRETADRFLLGYAPRGYLRELRDIPKEVLGALGLVSQSGKEFFFDRLIIPIFNHSGKVVAFAGRTLRESGSPKYINSPESNLFKKGSLLYGFYQSREEVLKSRQVIVVEGYFDVISLHKVGVKRAVAPMGTSLTENHVKFIKRYCNRPLLLFDGDGAGRKATVRSAGLFLKFGCEPLVVQLPEGEDPDSLSRRDPQLLEKLIAAPQPFIGWAIKSAKVVSAEERGDFLRLIAQSIAPLQSVNPILFKEYLSLLSAEFGIDERWVKLYSPRFFKEKNQSEEEPIPFHEKVFLKALLEGSLKLPVELSPTVFVSSKVAKLYTVLIKTEVREPTILQSQYPEEAGLISELLLMEVSEDDVLKSMCRLLTKELERRLKKTKELKEKMRIKRIIFSLKKGDLGVVSQVKTN, translated from the coding sequence TTGGGGAGCTCCAGGGTCTCCCACTCCTTCGTTGAAGAGTTACTCTCTCAGGTTGATATAGTAGATGTTATCTCCCACTACGTCCCTTTAAAGCAGGTTGGGAGGAACTTTACGACCCTGTGTCCTTTCCACCACGAAAGAACTCCCTCATTTGTTGTCAGTCCTGAAAAGCAGATTTTCAAGTGCTTTGGCTGTGGAGTTGGGGGAAATGCAATAACTTTTGTGGAGAAGTACGAAGGAGTTTCTTTCTACGAGGCTGTAAAGAGAGTTGCTGAAATCTGTGGAGTAGAGCTCTCCCAAGAAGACTTTAAGGATAGGGAAGAAGGTTTAGAAGTTGAGGAGTTCGGGTATAGGGTTGCAAAGCTTTTTAACTCTTACTTAGAAAAAGTTTCAGACTATTTGGAGAGTAGAGGTATTGATAGGGAAACAGCCGATAGGTTCCTTTTAGGCTACGCACCGAGGGGCTACTTAAGGGAACTTAGGGATATACCGAAAGAGGTTCTGGGAGCTCTCGGCCTTGTTAGTCAAAGTGGTAAAGAGTTTTTTTTCGATAGACTTATAATTCCAATCTTCAATCACTCTGGGAAAGTTGTAGCCTTTGCCGGCAGGACTTTAAGGGAGAGCGGTTCTCCTAAGTACATAAACAGTCCTGAGAGTAATCTCTTTAAAAAGGGTTCTCTCCTTTACGGTTTCTACCAGTCAAGGGAAGAGGTCCTGAAGAGCCGCCAAGTTATAGTTGTTGAAGGTTATTTTGACGTTATCTCCCTCCATAAGGTAGGGGTTAAGAGGGCCGTTGCTCCTATGGGAACTTCCCTCACAGAGAACCACGTTAAGTTTATTAAGCGCTACTGCAACAGGCCTCTCCTTCTTTTTGACGGAGACGGTGCCGGGAGGAAAGCAACGGTTCGCTCAGCTGGGCTCTTTCTGAAGTTCGGCTGTGAACCTTTAGTTGTTCAGCTTCCTGAAGGGGAGGATCCCGATAGCCTCTCAAGGAGAGATCCTCAGCTTTTGGAGAAGCTCATCGCAGCTCCTCAACCCTTTATAGGGTGGGCTATTAAGAGCGCAAAGGTGGTTTCGGCTGAAGAGAGGGGGGATTTCCTGAGGTTAATTGCCCAGAGTATAGCTCCTCTTCAGTCGGTTAACCCTATCCTGTTTAAGGAGTACTTATCCCTTCTCTCTGCAGAGTTTGGAATTGACGAAAGGTGGGTAAAACTGTACTCCCCTAGGTTCTTTAAGGAGAAGAATCAATCTGAAGAAGAGCCAATACCCTTCCACGAGAAAGTTTTCCTTAAAGCCCTCCTTGAGGGAAGCTTGAAACTTCCTGTGGAGCTCTCCCCAACAGTCTTTGTTTCTTCAAAGGTAGCTAAGCTCTATACGGTCTTGATAAAGACGGAAGTGAGGGAACCTACCATTTTGCAGAGTCAGTACCCTGAGGAAGCCGGTTTGATATCGGAGCTCCTTCTAATGGAAGTATCTGAAGATGACGTTCTCAAGTCTATGTGCAGGCTCTTGACAAAGGAGCTTGAGAGGAGATTGAAAAAGACAAAGGAACTTAAGGAGAAGATGAGGATAAAGAGGATAATCTTTAGCTTAAAGAAGGGAGATTTAGGAGTTGTCAGTCAAGTAAAAACCAATTAA
- the purQ gene encoding phosphoribosylformylglycinamidine synthase subunit PurQ, with product MKFGIPVYPGSNCDRDVGWVIEKVLGHEVVYLWHKDRDLKGIDCVIVPGGFSYGDYLRAGAMAKLSPITEEICEFAERGGLVMGICNGFQILLESGLLPGAMLPNKTLSFICKFVHLKVENVDTPFTNLYKKGEVVRIPIAHAEGNYTCPPETLKEIEENGQVVVRYSSPEGVVSPEFNPNGSLNNIAGICNKRGNVFGLMPHPERASEAILGSTDGLRMFQSIVEGVLKA from the coding sequence ATGAAGTTTGGAATACCTGTTTATCCAGGTAGTAACTGTGATAGGGACGTAGGCTGGGTAATAGAGAAAGTTCTCGGCCATGAAGTAGTTTACCTTTGGCATAAGGATAGAGACCTAAAAGGGATTGACTGCGTAATAGTTCCCGGAGGTTTTTCCTACGGAGACTACCTTAGGGCCGGAGCAATGGCAAAGCTCTCCCCAATCACTGAAGAGATATGTGAGTTTGCAGAGAGGGGAGGGCTTGTAATGGGAATCTGCAACGGGTTCCAAATTCTCCTTGAGTCTGGCCTCCTACCTGGAGCAATGCTACCGAACAAAACCTTATCATTTATATGTAAGTTCGTACACCTCAAGGTTGAGAACGTTGATACCCCATTTACTAACCTTTACAAAAAGGGAGAAGTTGTAAGGATTCCCATAGCCCACGCTGAAGGAAACTACACTTGCCCACCTGAAACCCTAAAGGAAATAGAGGAAAACGGTCAGGTAGTGGTAAGGTACTCCTCCCCTGAGGGAGTTGTAAGTCCTGAATTTAACCCCAACGGCTCTCTAAATAACATAGCAGGAATATGTAACAAAAGGGGCAACGTCTTTGGACTCATGCCCCACCCGGAAAGGGCCTCAGAGGCAATCCTGGGTTCAACAGACGGCCTAAGGATGTTCCAATCAATAGTTGAAGGAGTTTTAAAAGCGTAA